The following proteins come from a genomic window of bacterium:
- a CDS encoding WG repeat-containing protein, with the protein MKHSLFTVVLIMYSQSILGQERLYRIETQDHKIGFINSVGKIIYQPQFDFLSDRSYHGYSWIHSGGKADAGYIKGGKWGLIRLGTPGDRMIVDPAYDWVGHFSEGLAPVLMNGQWGFIDTTGRMRIVPQFPDNETPDFEPERTKQYRDDKPENWFVDNNFPEYAKELGHKFGRSLPPSYYFEFRNGKAWMRMKKGAVIIDTAGTVHRKFEMAPRFDDDHYFDPHACVIRAGKQFAAINRAGDTIVPMQDKKIRSVQFASERMNWVALEGVPEPDISQWGLMNTKGQWVIEPAFDQIWVRPNDLTWVRKDKSWGLIHTTGQFLFEPQFDQIEHFYEYGMKVQKNKKWGLIDNVGKQIHECRWDQLGYPDDGMAKIVENSKIGFIDRDGKIMVKPQFRYAEYPHDGFVWVAGDSGWCALDRTGKMAVRPGMQFQFVYGFNEGVAWFRYNNRYGLVDTTGRLITAPSFDFRNPCSFKDGLGWVQKDGLWSLLKKNGETVFQIKCSGAGDFDGELAQIWFDEKKWGYVNKLGKVVWKGE; encoded by the coding sequence ATGAAACATTCTCTTTTTACGGTAGTCCTGATAATGTACAGCCAGTCTATCCTGGGGCAGGAGCGTTTATATCGGATCGAAACGCAAGATCACAAGATCGGATTTATTAATTCGGTCGGAAAAATCATTTATCAGCCTCAATTTGATTTTTTATCCGATCGATCTTATCATGGCTACAGCTGGATTCACTCCGGAGGGAAAGCGGACGCAGGGTATATTAAAGGCGGAAAATGGGGATTGATCAGGCTCGGTACGCCCGGTGATCGGATGATCGTTGATCCGGCATACGACTGGGTCGGCCATTTTTCGGAAGGTCTTGCGCCCGTGCTGATGAACGGCCAATGGGGCTTTATTGATACGACGGGACGCATGCGTATCGTGCCGCAGTTTCCCGACAATGAAACTCCCGACTTTGAACCGGAACGAACAAAACAGTATCGCGATGACAAACCGGAAAATTGGTTTGTTGATAACAACTTTCCCGAATACGCAAAAGAACTCGGCCACAAATTCGGCCGGTCACTCCCGCCGTCTTATTATTTTGAATTTCGCAACGGGAAGGCGTGGATGAGAATGAAAAAAGGCGCGGTGATCATTGATACGGCCGGAACCGTTCACAGGAAATTTGAGATGGCGCCGCGTTTTGATGACGACCATTATTTTGACCCTCATGCCTGCGTCATTCGCGCCGGGAAGCAATTTGCCGCAATAAACCGGGCGGGAGATACGATCGTTCCCATGCAGGATAAGAAGATTCGTTCTGTGCAATTCGCGAGCGAGCGTATGAATTGGGTTGCGTTGGAAGGTGTACCGGAACCGGATATTTCCCAATGGGGATTGATGAATACGAAAGGGCAATGGGTGATCGAACCGGCATTTGATCAGATCTGGGTCAGGCCTAATGATTTGACCTGGGTTCGAAAAGACAAATCATGGGGACTCATCCATACGACGGGGCAATTCCTGTTCGAACCGCAATTCGACCAGATCGAACATTTTTATGAATACGGTATGAAAGTTCAAAAGAATAAAAAATGGGGATTGATCGATAATGTCGGAAAACAAATTCATGAATGCCGTTGGGACCAGTTGGGTTATCCTGATGACGGGATGGCGAAGATCGTGGAGAATAGTAAAATCGGTTTTATAGACCGCGACGGGAAGATAATGGTTAAACCGCAATTCCGCTATGCAGAATATCCGCACGATGGTTTTGTCTGGGTTGCCGGCGATTCCGGCTGGTGCGCGCTGGATCGAACAGGGAAGATGGCGGTACGGCCCGGCATGCAGTTCCAATTCGTTTACGGCTTTAATGAAGGGGTAGCGTGGTTCCGGTACAACAACCGTTACGGACTGGTAGACACTACCGGTCGGCTCATTACTGCGCCGTCTTTTGATTTTCGCAATCCGTGTTCATTCAAAGACGGGCTTGGCTGGGTGCAAAAGGACGGACTATGGTCGCTGCTGAAAAAGAACGGCGAAACGGTTTTTCAAATTAAATGCAGCGGCGCAGGGGATTTTGACGGAGAACTGGCGCAGATCTGGTTTGATGAAAAAAAATGGGGTTATGTGAATAAACTGGGAAAAGTGGTATGGAAAGGGGAGTAA
- a CDS encoding metal-dependent transcriptional regulator — protein MINEFKLHSKSTEDYLKTIYGLGDEHDSVTTSAIAEELKISSPSVTDMIKRLYDSEYINYTPYYGVRLTKKGERVALKIIRRHRLLEVFLMKVMNFPWELVHDEAERLEHVISDEFEDRLDTLLGFPQYDPHGEPIPTKDGTVEKLDLLRLSDVSVGDRAIVVKVRDSKPLLQLMDRTGLKLNCKGTVLSKESFDGSLQLKCGKKVHFMSREVAQNIYVKKAE, from the coding sequence ATGATTAATGAATTTAAATTACACTCAAAGTCAACCGAAGATTATCTAAAGACGATTTATGGGCTTGGCGATGAACATGATTCCGTCACAACTTCAGCCATTGCGGAAGAGCTGAAAATTTCATCGCCGTCGGTCACCGACATGATAAAACGCCTGTACGACAGTGAATACATCAATTACACGCCGTACTACGGCGTTCGATTGACAAAAAAAGGTGAACGGGTTGCTCTCAAGATCATTCGTCGGCATCGTCTGCTGGAGGTTTTTCTCATGAAAGTTATGAACTTTCCGTGGGAACTGGTTCACGATGAAGCTGAAAGGCTAGAGCATGTAATTTCCGATGAGTTTGAAGATCGGCTTGATACACTGTTGGGATTTCCACAGTACGATCCGCACGGCGAACCGATTCCAACAAAAGACGGAACTGTCGAAAAACTCGATCTGCTGAGGCTTTCGGACGTATCCGTCGGCGATCGAGCGATCGTGGTAAAGGTCCGGGACTCGAAACCGCTGCTTCAACTCATGGATCGAACAGGATTGAAATTGAACTGCAAGGGCACCGTTCTATCCAAGGAATCATTTGACGGCTCTTTGCAGTTGAAATGCGGTAAGAAAGTTCATTTCATGAGCCGGGAAGTTGCTCAAAACATCTATGTGAAGAAAGCAGAATAA
- a CDS encoding T9SS type A sorting domain-containing protein, protein MKNVILLTLLIIKSALSAQTIDQSHQKPISSILNPDGSIAKGTSGSFDPAGYRMSYGSSGEPVFSMAASLLASPDDPWTGFGSSFANGLNNSVRAIAVSGSDVYVGGYFDTAGGVWANHIAKWNGTNWSALGSGLNGDVEGIAVSSSDVYVGGNFTTAGGAPANYVAKWNGSSWSALGSGLNSDVISITANGSDIYVGGWFTIAGGISANHIAKWNGSSWSALGNGLPGGLADAIAVSGSDVYVGGNIDTAGSVSAKNIAKWDGSNWSALGTGINSGVYAISVSGTTVYAGGNFTAAGGVSAKSIAKWDGTSWTDLGSGLSIQAYAMAANGSDLFVGGQFSTAGGVLANHIAKWNGTNWSALGSGLNNHVYAIAVSGSDVYVGGAFMAAGGKESYYIAKYTTPFVPPSITSFTPTSGPIGTSVTITGTNFNSTATNNIVYFGAVKANVTNASTTELTVTVPTGATYAPITVTDTTTGLTAYSSKPFVVTFSSSQIIDVSSFASKVDFTAGAGPYTIAVGDIDGDSKPDVAVANEGSSMLSIFRNTGTGGSASFAAKVDFATGVSPRGVAIGDVDGDGKPDVVVTNNGGTTISVFRNTSTSGAITLDPKVDFPMGNGPNIVAIGDVDGDGKADLVVASEFSSGMISIFRNTGTNGTISFAAKVDSMTGSGPWGIALGDVDGDGKPDIVNANAGNNTISVFRNTGTSGTISLDPRVDFATGSYPLGVAIGDVDGDGKPDVVVTNYSGSSVSVFRNTSTAGSISLALKADFATGSVPAGIALGDIDGDGKADITTANYGSSTVSILKNTSVTGTISLAAKVDFATGGSPVGVAIADIDGDGKPDLAATNQGSNSFSVLRNSVIRSLHVSSTGNNSNDGSAQFPLADIGDAMNKAFAGDTIKIGAGTWTENRTMSKQLVVLGGYAPGFIESQRDIHAYQTIWKAVTNPQVTDNQSCTFDGIVFDGSLGTSKAVNVTGGTTTIMHCTIVNYFGSGNQGIVVNSGAGAVIKNNTIYNNQLAGGGVIFYSIVVNASANAGTTKIENNIIMLNDVGLDNNLSASIANYNCVYGNDFLNYDGTFNSPGANDINADPKFVYAAGGDFRLKGGSSCIDAGNPADPVGYEPAPNGGRINIGNFGGTSAASKTGVNPVTYVATSGNDNNDGSLNNPYRTITKAMQNALGDTIKVAAGNYAEGIITTGYAVLRGGYGGDFLESSRIPAVNQTVIEAVSSTMWYDAFGVKVDGFVFDGKTNVAGTGLHLLGPAVITHSVIKNVKNSSGYGIRVEANVSVINNTIYNNTHGVYLSSGASSVVKNNIIRGNGFGLNNSAGPSVGSYNDYFNNSFNYTGTFTTPGTGDLALDPLQINAAGGNFQLASGSPCINAGDPASQYNDPDGSRNDIGAYRFQDFPPGVPTDLTLTPLINYRVFLKWRRSTDSDFLRYRIYSGTNGTVFNQVDSNVTVSDTTSLIGPLTPNGTYYFRVTALDNVLNESSPAAANVYFSLRMNDSLTLVDLYDSLGGNNWTNKTNWKTGNSLDTWYGVSINDDRVDHLVLTANNLVGRLPPSIGNLTELDILQAAGNFISGILPSSLGNLIAMGGALMLAGNQISGSIPPSLGNLTSLQELQLNNNQLSGTIPAEIFSMSGLQTLDLSRNSLNGGLPGSANLPNVDFLDLGSNQLSGAIPSWIGDLSSLTNLGLGTNQFSGALPSTIQNINGLQILNLSSNLLTDLPDLNPIGALNSVYVTSNKLTFEDIEPNIGAPSQTFNYSPQDSVGVQKDTSVNLNASLSFNVSVGGSNNQYQWYKDGTLINGATNSSYPIASAQASDDGQYICHITNTVATELTLYSRPFNLTVIVTPPSITVGSIQVSNANPAPGTNVVITVPVTGSSPTVKLFYGKPHQNPGDSITMSFNGSAFVATIFGASVTQDGLWYRIRAQNSGGISYYPSISGRQSIAVQISDLATIKNESAYPNGLQSDAYATIALSLNGNLSLTDYFGPQEFKDGGPSNWRAMSFDATSQSFSDVTALGSGNAYYFYHRSGANEDLFSSVTGPSAISTNIFNEWVLEPGWNLVPWAYSFTANISARDNAQIGRIWLRSGKSGWEESTQLKPYAGYMIYNKTAGDIVLGNVLSWTPAAGKAFADEMSWSVRFKAAAGEYRDNYNVIGVSDASTDAFDDLDERDPISVGEGVNIYFTSSAPEKTLAYDIRSSGNGHVWNMAVENSTKDEKTVLQWKIDQLPQEFSLILYDITHNKKIDALNIASGYEFHNGRPAQFRVFAGNSEWVAEKVQQMESELPRAFVLQQNYPNPFNPETTIRFDVAQSGNVKIKVYNMLGQEVTTLVDTYYETGKNYETKWNGKDRFGREAASGMYIYRMESGKISKVKKMLLVK, encoded by the coding sequence ATGAAAAATGTAATACTGCTGACACTACTCATCATAAAATCTGCACTAAGTGCTCAGACGATTGACCAGAGTCACCAAAAACCCATTTCTTCGATTCTTAATCCTGATGGGTCGATTGCGAAAGGTACGTCAGGAAGTTTCGATCCTGCGGGATACCGCATGTCTTATGGGTCAAGCGGTGAGCCTGTATTCTCGATGGCGGCATCGCTCTTGGCAAGTCCTGATGATCCTTGGACAGGATTTGGATCGTCATTCGCTAATGGCCTGAACAATAGTGTCAGGGCCATTGCAGTTAGCGGGAGTGATGTGTATGTGGGTGGTTATTTCGATACCGCCGGAGGCGTGTGGGCAAATCACATTGCCAAATGGAACGGAACAAATTGGTCAGCTCTTGGAAGCGGACTAAATGGTGACGTTGAAGGCATCGCTGTGAGTAGCAGTGATGTTTATGTGGGAGGAAATTTCACGACAGCAGGCGGCGCACCGGCAAATTATGTTGCGAAATGGAATGGCAGCAGTTGGTCCGCGCTTGGGAGTGGGTTAAATAGTGATGTCATTTCCATCACGGCGAACGGAAGTGATATTTATGTTGGAGGTTGGTTTACTATAGCGGGAGGCATATCCGCAAACCATATCGCCAAGTGGAACGGCAGCAGTTGGTCGGCTCTCGGAAACGGGTTACCGGGTGGGTTAGCGGATGCAATAGCGGTAAGTGGAAGTGATGTATATGTTGGAGGAAACATAGACACAGCTGGCAGCGTATCAGCAAAAAATATTGCCAAATGGGACGGATCCAATTGGTCAGCACTGGGAACAGGAATCAATAGTGGTGTTTACGCCATCTCAGTCAGTGGAACTACTGTGTACGCGGGAGGTAATTTTACCGCTGCCGGAGGCGTATCAGCAAAAAGTATTGCCAAATGGGACGGAACTAGTTGGACGGATTTGGGCAGTGGACTAAGTATTCAAGCCTACGCCATGGCGGCCAATGGAAGTGATTTGTTTGTTGGAGGGCAATTCAGTACTGCCGGGGGGGTATTGGCAAATCACATTGCCAAATGGAACGGAACAAATTGGTCGGCTCTTGGAAGCGGGCTAAATAACCACGTCTATGCCATTGCCGTTAGCGGGAGTGATGTCTATGTGGGTGGTGCTTTTATGGCAGCAGGTGGAAAGGAATCCTACTACATTGCAAAGTACACAACACCTTTCGTGCCTCCATCCATCACTTCCTTCACCCCAACCTCCGGCCCCATCGGCACGAGCGTCACAATCACCGGAACCAACTTCAATTCGACAGCAACAAACAACATCGTCTATTTCGGCGCGGTCAAAGCAAATGTGACGAATGCCAGCACGACGGAGCTAACCGTAACTGTTCCTACAGGCGCCACGTATGCGCCGATCACCGTGACGGATACAACGACCGGATTGACGGCATATTCGAGCAAGCCGTTTGTTGTTACGTTTTCAAGTTCGCAAATCATAGATGTTTCCAGTTTTGCTTCAAAGGTTGACTTTACGGCGGGAGCGGGCCCATATACTATCGCTGTAGGTGACATCGATGGAGACAGTAAACCGGATGTGGCCGTGGCGAACGAGGGCAGCAGCATGCTTTCGATCTTCAGAAATACCGGCACCGGCGGATCCGCTAGCTTTGCCGCCAAAGTAGATTTTGCAACGGGAGTTTCTCCCCGCGGAGTCGCCATTGGCGACGTAGATGGAGACGGTAAGCCTGATGTGGTGGTTACAAACAATGGCGGCACCACAATATCAGTTTTCAGAAACACCAGCACAAGCGGCGCTATCACTCTTGACCCCAAAGTAGATTTCCCAATGGGAAACGGCCCGAATATTGTTGCCATAGGCGATGTGGATGGAGACGGTAAAGCCGATCTTGTTGTAGCAAGTGAGTTCAGCAGCGGTATGATCTCAATCTTTCGAAACACAGGCACAAATGGAACTATCAGTTTTGCCGCGAAAGTAGATTCCATGACAGGAAGCGGTCCGTGGGGGATTGCCCTAGGTGATGTGGACGGCGACGGTAAGCCTGACATAGTTAATGCAAATGCCGGCAACAACACAATTTCGGTTTTCAGAAACACCGGCACGAGCGGCACGATCAGTCTTGACCCCAGAGTAGATTTTGCAACAGGAAGCTATCCCTTGGGCGTCGCCATAGGTGACGTGGATGGAGACGGCAAGCCCGATGTGGTTGTTACAAACTACAGCGGCTCCTCAGTTTCAGTTTTTAGAAACACGAGCACGGCCGGTTCTATCAGTCTTGCCCTTAAAGCGGACTTCGCAACCGGAAGTGTTCCCGCCGGAATAGCTTTGGGTGACATAGACGGAGACGGTAAGGCTGATATAACAACGGCAAACTACGGCAGCAGTACGGTTTCAATTCTTAAAAACACGAGCGTTACCGGTACTATTAGTCTTGCCGCCAAAGTAGACTTCGCAACGGGAGGTTCTCCCGTCGGAGTAGCCATTGCCGACATCGATGGAGACGGCAAGCCTGACTTAGCGGCTACAAATCAGGGCAGCAATTCGTTTTCGGTGCTGCGAAATAGCGTAATAAGATCCCTCCACGTATCCTCCACCGGAAACAATTCCAACGACGGCAGCGCGCAGTTCCCGCTGGCCGATATCGGAGATGCGATGAATAAAGCCTTCGCCGGCGATACGATCAAGATCGGCGCTGGAACATGGACGGAAAACCGAACGATGAGTAAACAACTCGTTGTTCTCGGCGGATATGCGCCGGGATTTATCGAATCGCAGAGGGATATTCATGCCTATCAGACCATTTGGAAAGCGGTGACCAATCCGCAGGTCACGGACAATCAAAGCTGTACTTTTGACGGGATCGTTTTCGATGGATCGTTAGGAACTTCCAAAGCGGTGAACGTCACCGGCGGAACCACGACCATCATGCATTGCACGATCGTTAATTATTTCGGCAGCGGCAATCAGGGCATCGTGGTCAATTCCGGCGCGGGCGCGGTAATCAAAAATAACACGATCTATAATAATCAGCTTGCCGGCGGCGGCGTGATATTTTATTCGATCGTGGTCAATGCGTCGGCCAATGCAGGAACTACGAAAATCGAAAATAATATCATCATGCTGAACGACGTCGGGCTTGATAATAATCTTTCGGCGTCAATCGCAAATTATAACTGCGTTTACGGGAATGATTTTCTGAATTACGACGGCACGTTCAATTCTCCCGGCGCCAATGATATCAATGCCGATCCGAAATTCGTTTATGCCGCTGGCGGCGACTTCCGCCTCAAAGGCGGTTCGTCCTGCATCGATGCAGGTAATCCGGCGGATCCGGTTGGCTATGAACCCGCTCCCAACGGCGGCAGAATTAATATCGGTAATTTTGGCGGCACCTCCGCGGCATCAAAAACCGGCGTCAATCCTGTGACGTATGTTGCTACCTCCGGCAATGACAACAACGACGGCTCTTTGAACAATCCGTACCGAACGATCACCAAAGCCATGCAAAACGCTTTAGGGGATACGATCAAAGTTGCGGCAGGAAATTACGCCGAAGGGATCATCACGACCGGTTACGCCGTCTTGCGTGGCGGATACGGGGGAGATTTCCTCGAATCATCCAGAATTCCTGCGGTAAACCAGACCGTGATCGAAGCGGTGAGTTCCACGATGTGGTACGATGCGTTTGGCGTCAAGGTTGACGGGTTTGTATTCGACGGAAAAACAAATGTTGCGGGAACGGGTCTGCATTTACTCGGGCCGGCGGTCATCACGCATTCGGTTATCAAGAACGTCAAAAACAGTTCCGGATACGGTATTCGTGTTGAAGCGAATGTCTCGGTCATCAACAATACGATCTACAATAATACGCACGGCGTGTACCTTTCCAGCGGCGCGTCGAGCGTCGTAAAGAACAATATCATCCGCGGTAACGGATTCGGACTCAACAACAGCGCCGGGCCGAGCGTCGGATCGTATAACGATTATTTCAACAACAGTTTCAATTATACCGGCACCTTTACTACGCCTGGAACCGGCGACCTCGCGCTCGATCCGCTTCAGATCAATGCGGCGGGTGGAAATTTCCAGCTCGCATCCGGTTCACCCTGCATCAATGCCGGCGATCCCGCGTCGCAATACAACGATCCCGACGGGTCGCGCAACGATATCGGCGCATACCGTTTCCAGGATTTCCCGCCGGGCGTTCCGACAGATCTCACGTTAACGCCGCTCATTAATTACAGAGTATTTTTGAAATGGCGGCGCAGTACCGATTCCGATTTCCTGCGTTATCGCATTTATTCTGGGACGAACGGGACCGTATTCAATCAGGTTGACAGCAACGTTACCGTATCGGACACCACATCGCTGATCGGGCCTTTGACGCCGAACGGAACGTATTACTTCCGCGTAACGGCATTGGATAATGTGCTAAACGAAAGTTCTCCCGCCGCGGCAAACGTGTATTTTTCTTTACGTATGAACGATTCGCTTACGCTCGTTGATCTCTACGACAGTCTCGGCGGAAATAATTGGACGAATAAGACGAATTGGAAAACGGGAAATTCGCTCGATACGTGGTATGGGGTTTCTATTAACGACGACCGCGTAGATCATTTGGTTCTGACGGCGAACAATCTTGTGGGAAGACTGCCGCCATCCATCGGAAATCTTACTGAATTGGATATTTTGCAGGCGGCCGGAAATTTCATTTCCGGGATATTACCAAGTTCGCTGGGTAATCTTATCGCAATGGGAGGCGCTTTGATGTTGGCAGGCAACCAGATTTCAGGCAGTATCCCGCCATCATTAGGGAATTTGACCTCCTTGCAGGAATTGCAGCTCAATAATAATCAGCTAAGCGGCACCATTCCGGCCGAGATCTTTTCAATGAGCGGTCTGCAAACACTTGACCTCAGTCGCAACTCTTTGAACGGAGGGTTACCGGGATCCGCCAATCTCCCGAACGTTGATTTTCTTGATCTGGGATCCAATCAATTGAGTGGCGCCATTCCTTCGTGGATCGGTGATTTGTCGAGTCTTACAAACCTGGGATTGGGCACCAATCAATTTTCCGGCGCGTTGCCGTCCACGATACAAAACATCAACGGATTGCAAATTCTGAATCTCAGTTCCAATCTATTGACGGATCTTCCAGATCTAAATCCGATCGGCGCCCTGAATTCCGTTTACGTCACCTCCAACAAATTAACATTTGAAGATATCGAACCCAATATCGGCGCCCCTTCACAGACATTTAATTATTCCCCGCAAGACAGTGTAGGAGTTCAAAAAGACACTTCAGTCAATCTGAATGCCTCATTGTCATTCAATGTTTCCGTCGGCGGAAGCAACAATCAATATCAATGGTACAAGGACGGCACGCTGATCAACGGCGCAACGAATTCATCCTATCCGATCGCATCGGCGCAGGCATCCGATGACGGACAATATATCTGCCATATTACCAATACCGTTGCAACGGAGCTGACCTTGTATTCACGGCCATTCAATCTTACGGTCATCGTCACACCGCCGTCGATCACAGTGGGTTCCATACAGGTGTCCAATGCCAATCCGGCTCCGGGAACTAACGTTGTCATTACGGTGCCGGTAACAGGAAGCAGTCCGACAGTGAAACTATTTTACGGCAAGCCTCATCAAAATCCCGGAGATTCGATTACGATGTCGTTCAACGGATCCGCTTTCGTGGCAACAATTTTTGGAGCAAGTGTCACGCAAGACGGTTTGTGGTACCGCATCCGCGCGCAGAATTCCGGCGGAATATCCTATTACCCGTCAATTAGCGGCCGACAGTCCATCGCCGTACAGATCAGCGATCTAGCAACAATAAAAAATGAAAGCGCATATCCTAACGGTTTGCAGTCGGACGCATACGCTACCATTGCTCTGTCTCTTAACGGCAATTTGAGTTTGACCGATTACTTCGGGCCGCAGGAATTTAAGGACGGCGGTCCGTCCAATTGGCGTGCGATGAGTTTTGACGCTACGTCGCAATCCTTTTCGGATGTCACGGCGCTGGGTTCCGGTAACGCTTATTATTTTTACCACCGCAGCGGCGCTAACGAGGACCTTTTCTCCAGCGTGACCGGTCCCTCCGCGATCAGCACGAATATTTTCAATGAGTGGGTATTAGAGCCCGGATGGAATCTCGTTCCGTGGGCGTACAGTTTCACCGCAAACATCTCGGCGCGCGATAATGCGCAGATTGGCCGCATCTGGCTGCGGAGCGGAAAGAGCGGATGGGAAGAGTCGACGCAGCTCAAACCGTACGCCGGTTATATGATCTATAATAAAACAGCCGGCGATATTGTTCTCGGTAATGTCTTGTCATGGACGCCTGCTGCCGGTAAGGCCTTCGCAGATGAAATGTCCTGGTCGGTACGTTTCAAAGCCGCAGCGGGCGAATACAGAGATAATTACAATGTCATCGGTGTATCGGATGCATCGACGGATGCATTCGACGATCTCGATGAAAGAGATCCGATATCGGTCGGAGAAGGCGTGAATATTTATTTCACTTCATCGGCGCCGGAGAAAACACTGGCCTATGACATTCGCAGCTCCGGCAATGGACATGTATGGAATATGGCCGTGGAGAATTCTACCAAAGATGAAAAAACCGTTTTACAATGGAAGATCGATCAACTTCCGCAAGAATTCAGCCTGATCCTCTACGATATCACCCACAATAAAAAGATCGATGCGCTTAACATTGCGTCGGGTTATGAATTCCATAACGGTCGTCCGGCGCAATTCAGAGTATTTGCAGGAAATTCGGAATGGGTCGCGGAGAAAGTTCAGCAGATGGAGTCGGAACTCCCGCGAGCGTTTGTATTACAACAAAATTATCCGAACCCATTCAATCCAGAAACCACGATACGGTTTGACGTAGCACAGTCTGGAAATGTAAAGATCAAAGTTTATAACATGCTCGGACAAGAAGTTACTACGCTCGTTGACACATACTACGAGACCGGGAAAAATTATGAGACCAAATGGAACGGGAAAGACCGTTTCGGCAGAGAAGCCGCCAGCGGGATGTACATTTACAGGATGGAATCCGGAAAAATATCAAAGGTGAAGAAAATGCTGCTCGTCAAATAA
- a CDS encoding WG repeat-containing protein encodes MLWVDYGKGYGLINSDGRILIGPRFDNVVPYEDYSYVGKPVIFNGALVGGRVGKVDSTGKIVVDPATNSIRFSPVKFN; translated from the coding sequence TTGTTATGGGTAGATTACGGCAAGGGGTACGGTTTAATAAATTCGGACGGCCGAATCCTAATCGGACCGCGCTTTGATAATGTCGTTCCCTATGAAGACTATTCATATGTTGGAAAGCCTGTTATCTTTAATGGAGCGCTTGTGGGCGGACGAGTGGGGAAAGTTGACTCCACGGGGAAAATAGTAGTTGACCCGGCTACGAATTCCATCCGATTTTCACCGGTCAAATTCAATTGA
- a CDS encoding hybrid sensor histidine kinase/response regulator — MGSAIKSDIEKNALSAILPLVLIVDDNHDNINVIEEMLEQYGFEYYAVSDPLTIQDVLEYRKPDLILLDLYMPQQSGLETLTIIKNDNRFESIPVLMLTAETDKRMLSRCLDTGAMDYINKPVDAVELQARIRSALKISSLTKDLSERNDELDRKNKEIQKFTATIVHDLKNPLTVIMASIDFVRNTLVETKQTLPVQFADMIKETTFSMRDSINEMLDVSRIQQGAFKLNMVKASPVDYIEKCLFRLRLLGNKKSITIVHEKREVPHVYYDEKCINSIIMNLVGNSIKYSNPNSEIRLSYEVHADYVRVLVKDQGQGMTEKDLSLVFKEFQRLSARPTDGESSTGLGLAIVKSVAEAMDASVGVSSEGRDKGSTFWFGLRKD, encoded by the coding sequence ATGGGAAGTGCGATAAAATCCGACATTGAGAAAAACGCTCTTTCGGCAATTCTTCCGCTGGTTCTGATCGTCGACGACAACCATGATAATATCAACGTCATCGAAGAAATGCTGGAGCAGTATGGTTTTGAATATTATGCGGTTTCCGATCCTCTGACGATTCAGGACGTGCTGGAATACCGAAAACCCGATCTTATCCTGCTGGATCTTTACATGCCGCAGCAAAGCGGGCTGGAAACTTTAACGATCATCAAAAACGATAACCGTTTTGAATCCATACCGGTGCTTATGCTGACCGCCGAAACGGATAAGCGGATGTTGTCGCGCTGCCTTGACACAGGAGCAATGGATTATATCAATAAACCCGTCGATGCCGTTGAATTGCAGGCGCGCATTCGATCGGCTTTGAAGATTTCATCGCTCACGAAGGATTTGTCCGAGCGCAATGATGAGTTGGACCGCAAGAACAAGGAAATTCAAAAATTTACCGCGACCATTGTTCATGATCTGAAGAATCCGCTTACCGTTATCATGGCTTCCATCGACTTTGTGCGCAATACGTTGGTCGAAACAAAACAAACGTTACCCGTACAATTTGCCGATATGATCAAAGAAACAACCTTTTCGATGCGGGACTCCATCAATGAAATGCTTGACGTAAGCCGAATCCAACAAGGCGCTTTCAAATTGAACATGGTCAAGGCAAGCCCGGTTGATTATATCGAGAAATGTTTATTCCGGCTGCGTTTGTTGGGGAACAAAAAATCGATAACGATTGTTCATGAAAAAAGGGAAGTTCCGCACGTATATTATGACGAAAAATGTATCAATAGCATTATCATGAACCTGGTCGGAAATTCTATAAAGTATTCAAATCCGAATTCAGAAATTCGATTGTCGTACGAAGTTCACGCGGACTATGTCCGGGTTTTGGTAAAGGATCAGGGACAGGGCATGACGGAAAAAGATCTGAGCCTTGTGTTTAAGGAATTTCAGCGGCTCAGCGCCCGGCCCACCGACGGAGAATCCTCTACAGGATTGGGGTTGGCGATTGTAAAAAGCGTTGCAGAAGCTATGGACGCTTCCGTTGGTGTCAGCTCGGAAGGCAGAGACAAAGGTTCGACATTTTGGTTTGGTTTAAGAAAAGATTAA